The Arachis ipaensis cultivar K30076 chromosome B07, Araip1.1, whole genome shotgun sequence genome includes a window with the following:
- the LOC107608725 gene encoding ABC transporter C family member 3, protein MMSYVSSYLSLMHSHISFLLQPIFLHAFSAIIHLLLLAIVLVSWLWKKIITVGETGDDSNNKHQKPLNNAVLRKTTLFCSLGASAFNLILCLYSYYFLGEKEKEEEKLVTHLDLGLKTLAWGVISVCLHKSLLLFSSGDGRRRFSFMFRAWCVFYFFVSCYSFVVDFVLHFYEKHVTLPAQDIVSDVISASVGLFFCYVVCFVKKIDEFEEDHIIDDLQDPLLLDNGNATVCSNASGADIVTPFSNAGIFSILTFSWVGPLVSLGNKKTLDLEDVPLLDKRDSVVEIFSTFREKVEEDCGAINHITTLKLVKLLVLSAWKEILFTAFLALLNALASYVGPYLIDAFVQYLDGQRVYENQGYVLVSAFFLSNLVQSLSQRHWFFRLQQVGIRIQALLVTMIYNKALTLSCQSKQGHTSGEMINFMTVDAERVGTFTWYMHDLWRVALQIVLALLILYRSVGLASIAAFVATVIVMLVNVPVGKMQQKFQKNLMDSKDARMKATSEILRNMKILKLQGWEMKFLSKINELRKTEEGWLKKSVYNSAISAFVFWIAPSFVSVVTFGTCMVMGIPLESGKILSALATFRILQGAIYNLPETISAIVQTKVSLDRISSFLRLGDLQSDVVEKLPLGTSDKAIEVTNGNFSWDPSSPNTTLKNINFEVFHGMRVAVCGTVGSGKSTLLSCMLGEVPKVSGTLKVCGTKAYVAQSPWIQSGKIEDNILFGKEMDKEKYEKVLEACSLKKDLEILSFGDQTIIGERGINMSGGQKQRIQIARALYQDSDIYLFDDPFSAVDAHTGSHLFKECLLGLLRSKTVIYVTHQVEFLPAADLILVMKDGKITQCGKYADLLNNGTDFMELVGAHKKALSTLDSIDERIISNEICTLEQDSDFPISQGGEEEEEKKDEQNGKTGKKGDEAKGQLVQEEERESGRVGFSVYWQYITMAYGGALVPFILLAHTLFQVLQIGSNYWMAWATPISQDVEPPVSGTTLIAVYIALAVGSSFCILARTILFATALCKTATIIFNKMHFCIFRAPMAFFDSTPSGRILNRASTDQSSVDTEVPYQFASFVFPLIQLVGIIAVMSQAAWQVFIVFIPVIAISIWYQQYYLPAARELSRLVGVCKAPIIQNFSETISGTPTIRSFDQQSRFQEKNLKLIDRYSRPEFNSAAASEWLCFRLDILSSIIFAFSLIFLISIPEGFIDPGLAGLSVTYGLNLTTINAWVIWSLCSLENNIISVERILQYTSIPSEPPLVVEENRPDPSWPSHGEVNIHELQVRYAPHLPLVLHGLTCTFRGGWRTGIVGRTGSGKTTLIQTLFRIVEPTAGEVVIDGINISSIGLHDLRSRLSIIPQDPTMFEGTVRNNLDPLEEYTDEQIWEALDKCQLGDEVRKKEGKLDSPVSENGENWSMGQRQLVCLGRVLLKKSKVLVLDEATASVDTATDNLIQQTLRLHFTESTVITIAHRITSVLDSDMVLLLHQGLIEGYDSPSKLLEDKSSSFAQLVAEYTMRSKSTLQKFAYQ, encoded by the exons ATGATGTCTTATGTTTCCTCGTACCTTTCCCTCATGCACTCTCACATAAGCTTTCTTCTCCAACCCatttttcttcatgcattctcagCCATCATCCACCTCCTACTGTTGGCTATAGTTTTGGTTTCATGGCTTTGGAAGAAGATCATCACTGTTGGAGAAACTGGAGATGACTCCAATAACAAGCATCAGAAGCCTTTGAATAATGCTGTGTTAAGAAAGACTACTTTGTTTTGTTCATTAGGTGCTTCTGCTTTCAATCTTATCCTCTGCCTCTATAGTTACTACTTcttaggagaaaaagaaaaagaagaagaaaagctcgtGACCCATTTGGATTTAGGTCTAAAAACTCTTGCTTGGGGTGTTATTAGTGTTTGCTTGCACAAAAGCTTGCTCTTATTTAGTTCAGGTGATGGTAGAAGAAGGTTCTCTTTCATGTTCAGAGCATGGTGTGTTTTCTACTTTTTTGTTTCATGTTACTCCTTTGTAGtggactttgttcttcatttttatGAAAAGCACGTGACTTTACCAGCTCAGGACATAGTTTCTGATGTGATTTCAGCTTCTGTGGGTTTATTCTTTTGCTATGTGGTGTGTTTTGTGAAGAAAATTGATGAGTTTGAAGAGGATCATATCATTGATGATCTTCAAGATCCTTTACTATTGGATAATGGTAATGCAACTGTTTGTAGTAATGCCTCTGGGGCTGACATTGTTACCCCTTTCTCAAATGCTGGGATTTTCAGCATTCTAACATTCTCTTGGGTGGGCCCTCTTGTTTCTCTTGGCAATAAGAAAACCTTGGACCTTGAGGATGTTCCACTACTTGATAAAAGAGATAGTGTAGTTGAAATTTTTTCAACTTTCAGAGAAAAAGTTGAAGAAGATTGTGGTGCAATTAATCACATAACCACTCTTAAACTGGTGAAGTTGTTAGTACTATCAGCATGGAAAGAGATTCTCTTCACTGCATTTCTTGCATTGTTGAATGCTTTGGCTTCTTATGTTGGTCCTTATCTTATTGATGCTTTTGTTCAATACCTTGATGGTCAAAGGGTTTATGAGAATCAAGGCTATGTTCTTGTTTCTGCATTTTTCTTATCAAACCTTGTTCAGTCCCTATCACAAAGGCATTGGTTCTTTAGGTTGCAGCAAGTTGGGATTAGAATCCAAGCACTTCTTGTGACTATGATCTATAACAAAGCCTTGACCCTTTCATGTCAATCAAAGCAGGGTCATACTTCTGGTGAAATGATCAATTTCATGACTGTTGATGCTGAAAGAGTTGGAACTTTCACTTGGTATATGCATGATTTGTGGAGGGTAGCTTTGCAAATTGTCTTAGCCTTGTTGATTTTGTATAGAAGTGTTGGTCTTGCTTCAATTGCCGCATTTGTGGCCACTGTCATTGTCATGTTGGTAAATGTTCCTGTGGGAAAAATGCAACAGAAGTTTCAGAAAAACTTGATGGATTCAAAGGACGCAAGAATGAAGGCAACATCTGAGATTCTAAGGAACATGAAGATCCTCAAACTACAAGGATGGGAAATGAAGTTTCTATCTAAGATAAATGAGCTTAGGAAAACTGAGGAAGGGTGGTTAAAGAAATCTGTATACAATTCAGCTATCAGTGCTTTTGTGTTCTGGATTGCTCCGTCTTTTGTATCTGTTGTTACTTTTGGTACATGTATGGTTATGGGGATTCCACTTGAATCAGGGAAGATCTTATCAGCACTTGCTACATTTAGAATTCTTCAAGGTGCCATATATAATCTTCCAGAAACAATATCAGCTATAGTACAAACTAAGGTTTCTCTTGATAGGATTTCTTCTTTCCTTCGTCTCGGTGACTTGCAATCTGATGTTGTAGAGAAGCTTCCTTTAGGTACTTCTGATAAAGCAATCGAAGTAACTAATGGAAACTTCTCTTGGGATCCATCTTCTCCAAATACAACATTGAAGAACATAAATTTTGAAGTTTTCCATGGCATGAGGGTTGCTGTTTGTGGGACAGTTGGATCAGGAAAATCTACATTGCTATCTTGTATGTTGGGAGAGGTACCGAAGGTTTCGGGGACTCTAAAAGTGTGTGGAACAAAGGCCTATGTTGCTCAATCACCATGGATACAAAGTGGAAAGATAGAGGATAATATACTGTTTGGTAAAGAGATGGATAAGGAAAAGTATGAAAAGGTTCTTGAAGCTTGTTCCTTGAAGAAGGATCTTGAGATTTTATCATTTGGGGACCAAACAATTATAGGTGAACGTGGGATAAATATGAGTGGTGGACAAAAACAAAGGATTCAAATAGCACGTGCTTTATATCAAGATTCTGATATATATCTGTTTGATGATCCTTTTAGTGCTGTGGATGCTCATACAGGATCTCATCTCTTTAAG GAATGTTTGCTAGGCCTTTTAAGATCAAAGACAGTGATTTATGTTACTCATCAAGTTGAGTTCTTACCGGCTGCTGATCTTATATTG GTAATGAAAGATGGGAAGATTACTCAATGTGGAAAGTATGCTGATCTGCTTAACAATGGAACTGATTTTATGGAACTTGTTGGTGCACATAAAAAAGCTTTGTCTACACTTGATTCAATAGATGAAAGAATAATATCCAATGAAATATGTACCTTGGAACAAGATTCAGATTTTCCTATTTCTCAgggtggagaagaagaagaggaaaagaaagatGAGCAAAATGGTAAAACTGGTAAGAAAGGTGATGAGGCAAAAGGCCAacttgttcaagaagaagaaagagagagtggTAGAGTTGGATTTTCAGTGTATTGGCAATATATCACTATGGCATATGGAGGTGCTCTTGTTCCTTTCATTCTGTTGGCTCATACTCTCTTCCAAGTTCTTCAAATTGGAAGCAACTATTGGATGGCTTGGGCAACACCAATCTCACAAGATGTCGAGCCACCTGTTTCTGGAACAACTCTTATAGCAGTCTATATTGCTTTGGCTGTTGGAAGTTCTTTCTGCATTCTTGCAAGGACTATACTATTTGCCACTGCTCTATGTAAGACAGCTACCATAATCTTCAATAAGATGCACTTCTGCATTTTTCGCGCTCCAATGGCATTCTTTGATTCCACTCCAAGCGGCCGAATTCTTAATAGA GCTTCTACTGATcaaagttcagtagacactgagGTTCCTTATCAGTTTGCTTCATTTGTTTTTCCACTGATCCAACTTGTGGGAATTATAGCAGTGATGTCTCAAGCTGCATGGCAAGTTTTTATTGTCTTTATACCTGTGATTGCAATCAGCATTTGGTATCAG CAATATTATTTGCCAGCAGCTCGAGAACTATCGCGTTTAGTTGGAGTATGCAAAGCCCCAATCATTCAGAACTTTTCTGAAACAATTTCTGGTACACCAACCATCAGAAGCTTTGATCAGCAGTCCAGATTTCaggaaaagaatttgaaactGATCGACAGATATTCGCGACCAGAGTTCAATAGTGCTGCTGCATCAGAATGGTTGTGCTTCCGTTTAGATATATTGTCTTCTATCATCTTTGCATTTTCCTTGATATTCTTGATATCCATTCCAGAAGGATTCATAGATCCAG GCCTTGCTGGTTTATCTGTTACCTATGGACTAAATTTGACCACAATAAATGCTTGGGTGATATGGAGTCTTTGCAGTTTGGAGAACAATATTATATCAGTGGAAAGAATACTTCAGTATACTTCCATTCCTAGTGAGCCTCCCCTTGTTGTCGAAGAAAATCGACCGGATCCTTCTTGGCCTTCACACGGCGAGGTTAATATACATGAATTGCAG GTTCGTTATGCTCCACACCTTCCACTTGTGTTGCATGGCCTCACATGCACATTTCGCGGAGGATGGAGAACTGGAATTGTTGGTAGAACAGGAAGTGGCAAAACAACTCTCATACAAACTCTTTTCCGAATTGTTGAACCAACTGCTGGAGAAGTTGTGATTGATGGCATCAACATCTCTTCAATAGGACTTCATGATTtgaggtctagattaagcattatTCCTCAGGATCCAACCATGTTTGAAGGGACTGTGAGAAACAATCTGGATCCACTAGAGGAGTACACAGATGAACAAATTTGGGAG gCCCTTGATAAGTGTCAACTTGGTGATGAAgttagaaagaaagaaggaaagctGGACTCTCCAG TTAGTGAGAATGGTGAAAATTGGAGCATGGGTCAGAGGCAATTGGTGTGCCTAGGTAGGGTGCTTCTGAAGAAGAGCAAGGTATTGGTACTCGACGAAGCGACTGCATCAGTTGATACTGCTACGGACAATTTAATTCAACAAACTCTTAGGTTGCATTTCACTGAGTCCACAGTCATAACCATTGCGCATAGAATCACTTCTGTTCTTGACAGCGATATGGTCTTGCTTCTTCATCAAG GACTAATTGAGGGGTATGATTCACCTTCAAAATTGCTAGAGGATAAGTCATCATCTTTTGCTCAACTTGTTGCAGAGTATACAATGAGATCTAAGTCCACTCTTCAGAAATTTGCTTATCAATGA
- the LOC107607974 gene encoding cytochrome P450 71D10 isoform X3, giving the protein MEFQNLLFILTTFVFLFVLFKTVISKSSSNKKTNLPPGPRKLPLIGNIHQLVGPLPHECLRDLASKYGPLMHLQLGEVSNIIVSSPEMAQEIMKNQDLNFIDRPHETLFARIITYNGRSVSFAAYGDYWRQLRKICTMELLTAKRVQSFRFIREEEVSEMVKTISESEGSIVNLSKKIFSLTYGIAARAAFGKRCSYQQAYISAIEELMLLAGTNCVADLYPSVRVFQVMSTTKARMEELHKKTDKILQDILDDHRNRKSSHHCEEVEDLVDILLKFQKESEFSLDDDCIKAVVQDMFVGGGETSSAVVDWAMAEMIKKPKVMERAQSEIRSVYGNKGSKKEQRDMQNHGI; this is encoded by the exons ATGGAATTTCAAAACCTTTTGTTTATTCTCACTACCTTCGTCTTTCTCTTTGTGCTATTCAAAACAGTTATTAGCAAATCCAGTTCTAATAAAAAGACCAATTTACCCCCAGGGCCAAGGAAACTACCACTCATAGGAAATATCCACCAACTTGTTGGTCCATTACCCCATGAATGCTTAAGAGACTTAGCATCCAAATATGGACCCTTAATGCACCTTCAACTAGGAGAAGTCTCCAACATCATAGTTTCTTCACCTGAAATGGCACAAGAGATTATGAAGAATCAAGATCTAAACTTTATTGATAGGCCTCATGAAACTCTTTTTGCTAGAATTATTACTTACAATGGAAGAAGCGTTTCCTTTGCTGCCTATGGAGACTATTGGAGACAACTAAGGAAGATATGCACCATGGAATTGTTAACAGCAAAGCGTGTTCAATCTTTTAGGTTCATCAGAGAAGAAGAGGTCTCGGAGATGGTTAAAACAATATCTGAAAGTGAAGGGTCCATTGTTAATCTCAGCAAGAAGATTTTCTCATTAACGTATGGGATCGCAGCTAGGGCAGCATTTG GTAAGAggtgtagttaccagcaagcttaTATATCAGCTATTGAGGAATTAATGCTACTAGCAGGAACAAATTGTGTAGCAGATCTCTATCCTTCTGTTAGGGTGTTTCAAGTGATGAGTACAACCAAAGCCAGGATGGAAGAACTTCACAAAAAGACTGATAAAATATTACAAGACATCTTAGATGATCACAGGAATAGAAAAAGTAGTCATCACTGTGAAGAAGTTGAAGATCTAGTTGATATTCTTCTCAAGTTTCAAAAGGAGTCAGAATTCTCCTTGGATGATGACTGCATCAAAGCAGTTGTTCAg GACATGTTTGTTGGTGGTGGCGAAACATCATCGGCGGTTGTAGATTGGGCAATGGCCGAGATGATAAAGAAACCAAAAGTGATGGAAAGAGCACAATCTGAAATTAGAAGTGTTTATGGTAACAAAGG TTCCAAGAAGGAACAGAGAGACATGCAAAATCATGGGATATGA
- the LOC107607975 gene encoding cytochrome P450 71D10-like: MHIMDLQNLLFILTNFLFLFVLFNLVIKKSTCNKTNLPPGPWKLPLIGNIHQLVGSSQLHETLRNLASKYGPLMHLQLGEVSHIIVSSPEMALEIMKNQDLNFIDRPHETLFARIITYNGTSVSFAAYGDYWRQLRKICTMELLTTKRVQSFRHIREAEVSELVKAISQSQGSIVNLSHKILSTTYGIAARIAFGKKYSYQEVFISSIAEVSQIGGRNCIADLFPSIRVVLEMMSRDKAKLKELHKKIDKILQDIIDDHRNRKDDKCKEEKDSEDLVDILLKFQQKDFEYPLTDDNIKAVIQDIFAGGGETSSTTLECAMAEMIKKPKVMEAAQAEVRRIYGSKGYVDESELHQLIYLKCIIKETLRLHPPVPLLIPRENREPCQIKGYQIPANSRIMINAWAIGRDPRYWVDAMEFKLFVDNYSIDNNRDTNFEFIPFGGGRRICPGIAFATPNMELPFAQLLYHFDWKLPNGIKNEELDMTELFGMAMTRRNDLCLIPIIHHQP, from the exons ATGCATATCATGGATCTTCAAAACCTTTTGTTTATCCTCACCAACTTCCTGTTTCTCTTTGTACTATTCAATTTAGTTATTAAGAAATCCACTTGTAATAAGACGAATTTACCCCCAGGGCCATGGAAACTACCACTCATAGGAAATATCCACCAACTTGTTGGTTCTTCACAACTCCATGAAACCCTAAGAAATTTAGCATCCAAATATGGACCCTTAATGCACCTTCAACTAGGAGAAGTCTCCCACATCATAGTTTCTTCACCTGAAATGGCACTAGAGATTATGAAGAATCAAGATCTCAACTTTATTGATAGGCCTCATGAAACTCTTTTTGCTAGAATTATTACTTACAATGGAACAAGCGTCTCCTTCGCTGCCTATGGAGACTATTGGAGACAACTAAGGAAGATATGCACCATGGAGTTATTAACAACAAAGCGTGTTCAATCTTTTCGGCACATAAGAGAAGCAGAGGTTTCAGAGTTGGTCAAAGCAATATCACAAAGTCAAGGCTCTATTGTTAATCTCTCTCACAAGATCTTATCAACGACCTATGGAATAGCGGCTAGAATAGCATTTG GTAAAAAGTATAGCTACCAGGAAGTTTTTATATCATCTATTGCGGAAGTATCTCAAATAGGAGGAAGAAATTGTATTGCTGATCTGTTTCCTTCAATTAGAGTAGTGCTTGAAATGATGAGTAGAGACAAGGCTAAACTTAAAGAACTGCACAAGAAGATTGATAAGATATTACAAGATATCATAGATGATCATAGAAATAGAAAAGATGACAAAtgtaaagaagaaaaagatagtgAAGATCTAGTTGATATTCTTCTCAAATTTCAACAAAAAGACTTTGAATATCCCTTGACTGATGACAATATCAAAGCAGTCATTCAG GACATTTTTGCTGGTGGTGGAGAAACATCTTCAACAACTTTGGAATGTGCAATGGCTGAAATGATAAAGAAACCAAAAGTGATGGAAGCTGCACAAGCTGAAGTTAGAAGAATTTATGGTAGCAAAGGGTATGTGGATGAATCAGAATTGCACCAATTGATATACCTTAAGTGTATCATTAAAGAAACCTTAAGGTTACATCCACCTGTGCCATTATTAATTCCAAGAGAGAACAGAGAACCATGCCAAATCAAAGGGTACCAAATTCCAGCCAATTCTAGAATCATGATCAATGCTTGGGCAATTGGAAGAGATCCAAGGTATTGGGTTGATGCCATGGAATTTAAGCTGTTTGTTGATAATTATTCAATTGATAATAATAGAGATACAAACTTCGAGTTTATTCCATTTGGTGGTGGAAGAAGAATATGTCCTGGGATTGCATTTGCTACACCAAACATGGAGTTGCCATTTGCTCAATTGCTTTACCATTTTGATTGGAAGCTTCCCAATGGAATCAAGAATGAGGAACTTGATATGACTGAGTTATTTGGGATGGCTATGACAAGAAGAAATGATCTCTGCCTGATTCCCATTATTCATCATCAAccttaa
- the LOC107607974 gene encoding cytochrome P450 71D10 isoform X1 produces the protein MEFQNLLFILTTFVFLFVLFKTVISKSSSNKKTNLPPGPRKLPLIGNIHQLVGPLPHECLRDLASKYGPLMHLQLGEVSNIIVSSPEMAQEIMKNQDLNFIDRPHETLFARIITYNGRSVSFAAYGDYWRQLRKICTMELLTAKRVQSFRFIREEEVSEMVKTISESEGSIVNLSKKIFSLTYGIAARAAFGKRCSYQQAYISAIEELMLLAGTNCVADLYPSVRVFQVMSTTKARMEELHKKTDKILQDILDDHRNRKSSHHCEEVEDLVDILLKFQKESEFSLDDDCIKAVVQDMFVGGGETSSAVVDWAMAEMIKKPKVMERAQSEIRSVYGNKGYVDESELHQLTYLKCIIKETLRLHPSLPFLVPRRNRETCKIMGYDIPANSKIMINYWAIGRDPRLWVDAESFIPERFLDSSIDYKGTNFELIPFGAGRRICPGIVFATPNMELPLAQLLYHFDWKLPSGMNNEELDMTELFGTTVRRRNDLCLIPIIVKNMHKK, from the exons ATGGAATTTCAAAACCTTTTGTTTATTCTCACTACCTTCGTCTTTCTCTTTGTGCTATTCAAAACAGTTATTAGCAAATCCAGTTCTAATAAAAAGACCAATTTACCCCCAGGGCCAAGGAAACTACCACTCATAGGAAATATCCACCAACTTGTTGGTCCATTACCCCATGAATGCTTAAGAGACTTAGCATCCAAATATGGACCCTTAATGCACCTTCAACTAGGAGAAGTCTCCAACATCATAGTTTCTTCACCTGAAATGGCACAAGAGATTATGAAGAATCAAGATCTAAACTTTATTGATAGGCCTCATGAAACTCTTTTTGCTAGAATTATTACTTACAATGGAAGAAGCGTTTCCTTTGCTGCCTATGGAGACTATTGGAGACAACTAAGGAAGATATGCACCATGGAATTGTTAACAGCAAAGCGTGTTCAATCTTTTAGGTTCATCAGAGAAGAAGAGGTCTCGGAGATGGTTAAAACAATATCTGAAAGTGAAGGGTCCATTGTTAATCTCAGCAAGAAGATTTTCTCATTAACGTATGGGATCGCAGCTAGGGCAGCATTTG GTAAGAggtgtagttaccagcaagcttaTATATCAGCTATTGAGGAATTAATGCTACTAGCAGGAACAAATTGTGTAGCAGATCTCTATCCTTCTGTTAGGGTGTTTCAAGTGATGAGTACAACCAAAGCCAGGATGGAAGAACTTCACAAAAAGACTGATAAAATATTACAAGACATCTTAGATGATCACAGGAATAGAAAAAGTAGTCATCACTGTGAAGAAGTTGAAGATCTAGTTGATATTCTTCTCAAGTTTCAAAAGGAGTCAGAATTCTCCTTGGATGATGACTGCATCAAAGCAGTTGTTCAg GACATGTTTGTTGGTGGTGGCGAAACATCATCGGCGGTTGTAGATTGGGCAATGGCCGAGATGATAAAGAAACCAAAAGTGATGGAAAGAGCACAATCTGAAATTAGAAGTGTTTATGGTAACAAAGGGTATGTGGATGAATCAGAATTGCACCAATTAACATATCTTAAGTGTATCATCAAAGAAACTTTAAGATTACACCCATCTTTGCCTTTTTTAGTTCCAAGAAGGAACAGAGAGACATGCAAAATCATGGGATATGATATTCCAGCAAATTCTAAGATCATGATCAATTATTGGGCAATTGGAAGAGATCCAAGGCTTTGGGTTGATGCTGAGAGTTTTATACCAGAGAGATTTTTAGATAGTTCAATTGATTACAAAGGCACAAACTTTGAACTTATTCCATTTGGTGCTGGAAGAAGAATCTGTCCTGGAATTGTATTTGCTACACCaaatatggagttgccacttgcTCAATTGCTTTACCATTTTGATTGGAAGCTTCCTAGTGGAATGAACAATGAAGAACTTGACATGACTGAATTGTTTGGGACCACTGTAAGAAGAAGAAATGATCTCTGTTTGATTCCCATTATTGTCAAGAATATGCATAAAAAATAA